In one Ictalurus punctatus breed USDA103 chromosome 19, Coco_2.0, whole genome shotgun sequence genomic region, the following are encoded:
- the LOC128635458 gene encoding uncharacterized protein LOC128635458, producing MIDMAQKRLKCSSDMEIKKKRTEKSPLSHDFFYDGNQSFSNDSHTPLNPYLTEAINRLNESLITSHQVVSERPNQNPNHVVSNTTVTPNDIFSELNQCLLELHNNLNEHGHSVQINPDLIDAVNQLNENLRSSEQNNTQNENPRRISSQTVSSTPVTSHDIFFELNQCLLELQNNLIEQRESLQINPCLIDVVNQINENMSLPPVQNIVSTPENAQEPSPLSSHDTLHELNQSIMRINDSLVNLIENPDNIAQNSENDNERNRPMENIHSPNTQDSQMENTHSPDTQDSQMENSPDIQVEQEGDGLDPNIRIINRERFNNTEIRRRVNFSSIANVDSFADFYNYVLEILNSAIEIANNLISAKDVVTVEIRGDTVNVSSRVQIDNGVIDLGSFLTMLQNAIQSKREIFTDNTLEIVVQIVRPLRGGGNRRKIGHIFKSETLQKKMQHLYIFHNRDNMCFALCVSQLLNREKNDFETEQIARKLQHDVGLSVNNAVSFADVPRFERHLNCKIVIVYCSASKAGYSFFQTSKTPHEKTIYLFLHDNHYYGVKSITGLLGTSHVCHFCHSGFDVLWNHKCSYSCNVCHDPDCYKHPKNVTKCPECQRLCSSQYCFERHKAKIQSHKGEYSMCETGFYCGKCKRVIRDNPSNRENHVCAHSKCILCGQKLDEDIEHRCFIQRARKESENTDYVFYDFETRQETGTHVANFICCIDFKGEEWVAEGDDCVSAFFKKFRCNAYHGYKFIAHNARGFDSYLLLNHLVKEGITPEIIAQGGKILCFIDTAFRQSYIDSLSFLPMKLSSIPKAMGFSESKKGYFPHFWNTVEHQDYVGPYPDPKFYGVDGMMPKDREEFFKWYRTVSDKVFDFKKEMAEYCVNDVEILRKGCIAFRQEILDSTKVDPFKCITIASVCMKIFRTNFLRKDTLAIPPLDNYITTQKSFSTPSIQWLEYVSKTQNLPIRHALNEGEVKFVFSLNDPASSYQIKHNLRRYPSKIDGEN from the exons atgatagatatggcgcagaaacgactgaaatgcagttcggatatggagattaaaaaaaagagaaccgaaaaatctccattatcgcatgatttcttttatgacggaaaccagagtttttcaaatgattcgcacacacccctgaacccatatttaactgaagcgatcaacAGGCTGAACGAAAGTTTAATAACGTCACACCAAGTCGttagtgagagacctaatcagaATCCAAATCACGTCGTATCAAACACAACGGTAACGCCgaatgatatattttctgaattaaatcaatgtctgttagagttacataataacctaaatgaacacggtcattcagtacaaataaaccctgatctaatcgatgcagtcaatcagttgaatgaaaatttaagatcgtcagaacagaacaatactcaaaatgaaaaccccagaCGAATTTCCAGTCAAACTGTATCAAGTACGCCGGTCACGTCGCACGACATatttttcgaattaaatcaatgtctgttagagttacaaaataacctaatcgaacaaagagaatctttgcagataaatccatgtttaatagacgtggtgaatcaaatcaatgaaaatatgtcattacctcccgttcagaatatcgtctcgaCTCCAGAAAACGCTCAGGAACCTAGTCCGTTATCTTCTCATGATACGTTACACGAACTTAATCAAAGTAttatgaggataaatgacagtcttgttaacttaatcgaaaaccctgacaatattgcacaaaattcgGAAAACGATAATGAACGCAACCGCccaatggaaaacatacactcacctaatacccaagattctcaaatggaaaacacacattcgccagatacccaagattctcaaatggaaaactcgcccgatatccaagtagagcaagagggtgatggattagatcctaatattagaataattaatcgggaaagattcaacaacactgagattaggagaagagtgaatttttcttctatcgcgaacgttgacagctttgcagatttttataattatgttttagagattttaaacagcgcgattgaaatcgctaacaatttaatttctgccaaggatgtagtcaccgttgaaattagaggtgatacggtcaatgtttcatcacgcgttcaaatagacaatggtgtcatcgatttaggttcttttctgaccatgctccaaaatgcaattcagagtaaacgtgaaatttttaccgataatacccttgaaatagtcGTCCAAATCGTCCGACCACTTCGGGGTGGTGGAAatagaaggaaaataggccatatattcaaatcagaaaccctgcagaagaaaatgcagcatctatacatttttcacaacagagacaacatgtgcttcgccttgtgtgttagccaacttttgaatcgtgaaaaaaatgattttgaaaccgaacaaatcgctagaaaattacaacacgatGTGGGATTATCCGTAAACAACGCGGTCAGCTTCGCTGACGTACCgagatttgagagacatttgaattgcaaaatcgtaatcgtatactgttctgctagcaaagccggatactctttctttcaaactagcaagactccccacgaaaaaaccatttacttgtttttacatgacaaccactattatggggttaaaagtatcaccggacttttaggaacgagtcatgtttgtcatttctgccattcggggtttgacgttttatggaaTCATAAATGCTCTTATAGCTGCAACGTTTGTCACGACCCCGATTGTTACAAACACCCTaagaatgttactaaatgtccagagtgtcagagactgtgtaGCTCCCAATACTGTTTCGAgaggcataaagcaaagattcaatcgcacaaaggcgaatattctatgtgtgaaaCGGGGTTCTACTGtggtaaatgtaaacgtgtgataAGGGATAATCCTTCTAATCGTGAGAATCACGTATGTGCCCATTCgaaatgcatactctgtggccaaaaactcgatgaggatatcgagcatagatgttttatacagagggccaggaaagaaagcgaaaatacggattatgtgttttacgatttcgaaactaggcaggaaacaggaacacatgtagctaatttcatatgctgtattgattttaagggagaggagtgggtggctgaaggggatgattgcgtcagtgccttctttaaaaagtttcggTGTAATGCATACCACGGATACAAGTTTATAGCCCATAACGCTAGAGGGTtcgattcataccttttgttaaaccatttagtgaaagaaggaatcacacccgaaatcatagcacaaggcggtaaaattttgtgtttcatcgataccgcgtttcgtcagtcctacattgatagtctatcgttcttacccatgaaattgagtagcatcccaaaagccatgggtttttcggaaagcaagaaaggctattttccccatttctggaacaccgtagaacatcaggattacgtagggccgtatcctgaccctaagttttacggtgtagatggcatgatgcctaaggatagagaagaattctttaagtggtacagaacggtttctgacaaagtgtttgatttcaagaaagagatggcggaatactgtgtgaacgatgtagaaattttgagaaagggttgtatagctttcagacaagaaattctggatagtacaaaggtcgatccttttaaatgcataacgatcgcgtctgtgtgcatgaaaatctttagaaccaacttcctgcgtaaagacactttagctattccgcctcttgataattacatcaccactcagaaatctttctcaacaccatccatacaatggctcgaatatgtttcaaaaacgcaaaacctacccattcgcCACGCGTTGAACGAAGGTGAAGTCAAGTTCG tgttttccctcaatgaccccgcATCCTCTTACCAAATCAAACACAACCTTCGGAGATATCCgtcaaaaatcgatggagagaattaa